gggagcagggaaaggccAGGCTCCCTTGCTGTCCCACTCCAGGCAGAATTCCTATAAACAAGCCTACTGCTACCTTGCTCTCTGCATCCCTTCAGCCTAGACAACCTCACTCTGCTATGgcttttgcagcagcagcaatttctGGTTTGAAAACACCATAAATCTGCACCAAAACGAGTAACTAATAGGATTCCTTTTGTTCAAATGACTCCTATCTAAGGTCAGCCCATCTGCGTGCTACTGGGAAAATGTAGTCTACACCTGGAACAAAAATAAGATTAAGAATTTGACCCAAAAAGAGTTGAGGTTTACGGCGTATAGtttaaaaagacataaaaacaCAATACAAGGAGGAAGAGTCAGACGCAAAGCTTAGTGACCAAAGGCATTCAATCAAGGTGTAAGGTTATACAATGAGTGTAGTGGACTATCAGGAAAAGCTCCGTACAAAGTCATGTGCACTCTTCTTGAAGCTGAGATTCTGGATTCCTCCATGTGCCAAACCTgtggggagagaggaaaggCAGTGTGACAGAGCTGCCTGCCCACCCGACGAGGAGGGAATGTGCCCAGGACATGGCAGCCTCCACACAAACCACACCAGGACCTCAGAGCAGCAGTCAAGCCTCAATCACAGGTGGGAGCACAGCCCCACTCTGCCCACATCGTGGGGACCCcacaccccagagcagagccccaCAGAAACACAGGAGGGACCCTGAGGACCCATCTCGTTTCagcctcctggcacagggagacACACAATCCACTAGACCAGCTGCTCtaaccccatccaacctggccttggacacttccagggatggggcagcaacaatttctctggacagcctgtgccagggcctcaccaccctcacagggaagaacttctccctaatatctaatctaaccttgccctctgtcagtgtgaagctgTTCTGCCTTGCCCTGTCACTTCAGGCCTTTGtgccaagtccctctccagctctcttggagccccttcaggcttTGGAAGGTGCTCCAAGGTTTTCCCAGAGCCTtatcttctccaggctgagcaactCCAGCTCTCAGTCTGTCTCCATAGCAGAAGTGCTCCAACCCTTGGGTCACAGTCACAGCCTCCTGCCCACATCATCAGCCCCATGTCCTGGCAGCATGGGAGACAGGAGTGGGTGTGGCAGCTGAGCCCTGCAACATCTCCATGACATGAACCccctctgccaggctgggaacTTTGCACATAGCACTGTAGTGACCTGAACCCCAGCTCACCAGACTCCCAAGAGCAGCTTCTACCCACAGCCAGAGACCTGCCCCATCCTCCTCACATTCCCCACTACTTATCACTTCCCGCTCTCACCCCCATCCCACCTCCCCACACTGTCCCAAGATCAAACACAGCGGCCTTGAGTTGTCCTCAATCCACACGGCCCCTGACAGAAGCTGCCCCTCCTTACCCGAGGACAGGGTGCTGGGATGGGTCATTCCAATTTCATGAGCTCCACGTCAAAAATTAGAGTGGCATTTGGTGGGATGATCCCTGGATGGCCAGTGGAGCCGTAGGCGTAATCTGGGGAGATGGTCATCTTTGCACGCTGACCAACGCTCatctggggcagggacagaaaCACAGGGATGTCAGGAGATGGGCACAACTACCAGGTGAGTGACAGAGGAGGGAAACACACCTGTCCCCACTGCTTTCCCCACACTGGGCAAGAACAAGGACCCAGGCTGCACAAACCAGAGGAATGGGAAGAACGTCAGAGGGAACAGGTAGGCAGCACgggctggaaaaggagcagAGCTTGAGATGTCCTTCACACAAGGGAAGGCAGTGAATGCCAGGCTATTCCCTCCAGCCACCAGCATCCTTGTGCTTGTGTTGCCAGCATGGCAGAGTGAGCAGCgtcacacaggcagcagctgaaactGTGCTGTGCCCACAGCGTGGGATCACAGCCcggagctgtgctgtgcccaccAGCCCTCCGTCTGCGTGGGCTCTGGAGCCCAGGAGGCCTGAGCACTCCCACCGTGCTCGTTCAGAGCTAACTCAGTGCAGAAATGTCACTGCTGAGTCACCGATGTGCCGTAGGTGTTGCTGGGGCCTGGCCCGGCTCTGTTCCTGCCAGCTGGCAGGTGGCAATGCAGAAGGTGATATTCACACCCACACCTCCCAGCGCCGAGGGGGTGGAACaggggaataaaataaaaaaaataataaaagaggGAACGAGCTGCATGCACACTGATTGCTGCCCACGCTGCAGCTCCTGGcgcagcacagcctggcacgGGGAGCGTGAGGTGGAGGAGCTGCGGGCACCTGAGCGACTCCTTCCTCCCAGCCACGGATCACCTCCTGCTTGCCCATCACAAACTTGAACGGCTTGTTCCTGTCGCGGGAGGAATCAAACTTCTTCCCATCCTCCAGCATAcctggggagagagagggaggtgATGGTGATACAGGGACAGAGCCACGCGCGCCAATGTGAGATGCTGTGACCCGGCAGCCCGAGCAGGTGACAGTCACACGGCTCTGAGTCAAAGATATGTCTCAGCTTGTCCTCCTTCTCCCTGGGAAACACCTGAACAGGAAGGGAAACCCCCGCGGCATCACCCATCCTGTGGCAGGGAAGGACGACATTTAACTGTTTCGGCCCAAAGAGAAGTGCTCCTCTGGGCCAGGATCAAGGACAGGGGAGCAGATGGATGGGGGAAGAAAATCTTGCCCACCTTgcagcaccaccaacagccaTTTATCAGGCAGCAGGATCCAACCTTGTGCTTCCTATCCCACCACAAAACACGCCTCTTATTCCTCACCAGGCTTCCACCTTCAGGTACCCAAAACACTGATGACACTGCCCCATCTGGAGGCTGTGACTGACCTCTAGCCTTGCCTCTGCCCAAGTGATCTAAGCCAAATCCCTCCTGGACCCAGGAATGacaacaccaagtgctggatGTATGTGCCTGGGGCAGCCCTCATTCCCCAGCAAGGGGTGCTGGATGCATGTGCCTGGGGCAGCCCTCATTCCCCAGCAAGGGCTGAGCCAGGCTGATATCCCCAGAGCTAAATATAACTCCCCAACACGAGCTAAGGAAGaatttcctcccctcccttgCTCCCTGCCTGACCTTCTTGGGGAATCTTAGAGCTGGCGCTGCCTTATAGGAGCAGTAACTCCACCAGTCAGCTCCCATAagacagccccagctctgcattAACACAGCCATGTACAATAAACCCTGTGTggtaagagaaaaattaaactttctTCCAAAAACACTTCTTCACTTCCCAAAACAGCCCAAAAATCCCACTATCCTGGCTGGAAACTGCTCTACAGTCTTGAAAAACCAAAATTCCTCGGGATGGCGTAAGGCAGATTGACTTCCCTTTGCCAGGGCACGTGTGCAATGGAAAATAGGTCTGGTGAAAAAGATGGGATGGGGAAGCTCAGCCCCTGCTTACACAGTGACCAGAGGGAATGGCACAaagggagcagcagccacatTGATGGGAAATGCTCAATAAAGAAGGGAATGGGAGAAAAAACATCACATTTGCAGGGGTAATAAGCACCAAAGCCTGTGAATAAAGAAcctgaaaaagaaagcttttaatttaacagaaagcaaaaaccCCTTCTCCAGGGAGCGTCATGTCGAGCGTCAGCTCAGCCGGTCGTGCTGTAGCCCTGGACTTTGGAATAGTAAATCTGGAATTCTCTCATTTCCTCCTTCCAGGATAAACCTCTTGTCACTGAACCTGCTTCCAGCCCCGTCTGGCACTGCTCCTTGCTCCCGTCTGCTGGCCTTGCTCCcgcctggcagcagggacacagggcaggCCATGCTGGCTggcaccagcagcactgcctggctgcGGCCCCAGCTGACCCCAACTCGGCTCCGAGCCCTCCGGCGCTGCCATGGGCCGAGGTGGCTgaggagggacagagagggCAGCTCTGTGCCACCCTTCTCCCCGGACACCCACCAAGGAAAAACTCCAGGGGCTATGCAGCACAACCCCCTGCTTGTCACAGCAAGCAGTGACTACTGAGGTGCTCCCAGGGCatctgcagcctgcagaagtGAATACTGTTTGATGTCCTGACCACAGAATGCAGAGGcatcagcagcagtgcaggagatGCTGCCAACCTTGCACAGGACTGGACAGCACTGCCCGACCCTGCTGCCAAGCTCACCTGTCCTAATCCAGCCTCAGGAACTGTttcagagctggcagctccatGGCTGCAGAAGAGAGGGATTGCTGGACTATGCTGGTTGCAGCAGCTTGAGGGATCAATCACTCAGCTCTCCCAAACCAGGATGGAGAAGGTCGTATGTGGGAGCCTGGTCATGCTCCCTCATCATGCCAGCAGGGAAAACAAAGAGTCTCCAATCTCTCAGAGACTGCATCTTCATCTCAGGCACTTCCTCTGCCCGCAAGCCTCCTGGGAGACTTCTCCAGCCCTGGACAAGTATGAGTAACCATTTcctcatccctgccatccctgaGCAAGGAGATAACAAGATCTTAAAGCTATTACGGAGGCAAAGCATCCTCTAGCAAAAGCAGCTaccccagcagagccccaggagcaggagacagcccctgccacatcccagctTATCCAAGTTCCTGGGCTCCATATTTGTCACCCCCCCAGTCCTGCAAGGACAGCAGAGCTCACACAGGTGGATTATGGAGACTCACTTGCCCTAGCTCCAACCTAGAAGAATTTGAACCCCCAGAGGTCTCAGGAAATCACAGTGAGGAAGAACAAACAGCCCTATAGCTGAGGCTGCAACAGCCATGGGATGGAGTAGGGGCTCTGGAGAatagccccagccccagccaggcagcGTGGCCCTGCCAGGTCTCTGCCACACttggcaggcaggagctgggagacgCCGGCTGCAATGTGCGACTTGGCTCCAGGCCTCCTGGGCGGGCAGGGgcagcagagagcagtgctggagcaggcagaacCAGCCCTGGGACAAACCGGCTGGGTCGGGTTCTGCCAGGGGTGCAGAGCCCCACCCGcaccccctccatcccctccgGGGTCCTGATCCTTGGCACGGCCATTGCCCaggggctctggcacagagccagcctcccaaggagaggcaggaagagACCAGAGCAGTGGGGCAGgcacctctgctccagctgggacAAGATAGAAAACCCTTGCCAGAAGCCCTGGAATACCCAGCATGCTCCAAacccctgctcagagcagggatgcCTGGAAGAGGTTCAATCCTG
This genomic stretch from Cinclus cinclus chromosome 18, bCinCin1.1, whole genome shotgun sequence harbors:
- the FKBP1A gene encoding peptidyl-prolyl cis-trans isomerase FKBP1A — encoded protein: MAVTAAAAHTRPLLRRAAGAAGASGTGTGMGVHVETIAPGDGRTFPKRGQTCVVHYTGMLEDGKKFDSSRDRNKPFKFVMGKQEVIRGWEEGVAQMSVGQRAKMTISPDYAYGSTGHPGIIPPNATLIFDVELMKLE